The Brassica napus cultivar Da-Ae chromosome C7, Da-Ae, whole genome shotgun sequence genome has a segment encoding these proteins:
- the LOC111213084 gene encoding uncharacterized protein LOC111213084 isoform X1, with protein sequence MSAPGKFDYSSGAPLYRSNFAAQMERSSSFPERPVPASHPNMLRGTSPLAQTDVTNFFQCLRFDPKVVAADHKSIRQGDFKRHVNFALGIQGDETALKGKLIPEEIKRLKASLRENNVKARERVKIFNEASSVFNKFFPSVPTKKRSRPEGFSGDRLASGSGLSKMGIQGQILAGGFELDQQMLDERPKSGVPNKRTRTSMMDVRSKSIVRQSAAAVDRDKEIMRMANHNAVQGEERTSLGIDGWEKSKMKKKRSCIKTDCHPNLASSKVVDGYRDLKQSTQQKSMGDSRTRLNGDSNMLRQVAGNGATEYGRSDNLSQQTSLAGYSPLSRGDSDHNYLYLEKRERSIGSDKERVNLRAVNKSNVHDEFNSSSLVSNTKPNASVHGPRTGTGLPPKLSPGLRNTPPSPSDWDISGCTNKPPPVSGVTHRKRMTSNRSSSPPITQWASQRPQKISRTARRTSLVPIVSNKDETYLDNISDAGCSDTGFEFYKRSPAASPQLKIRGESSFSTAALSESEESGPPEIKSKDKGKQSDEVDGKAAHNIPKVSIPALQSRKGNKRASGEEIGDGVRRQGRTGRGGFSSTRSLNPVGVEKLKNVGTTKQLRSARTILDKSESKVGRPPTRKLSDRKAYSRQRATATNASPLDFHAGSDDGHEELQAAVNSAVNFAQNFPNSFWKQMDRYFCFISDDHINFMKHQGELFSMGPSPVLTPPDFDSRDLYPEELATRSVDSKASPLYHRLLSALISEDSMSVNEDLQVDEFGAMHDLDDHSEFSVLMNNGFTNHEWLEHDESEDAILFKGVNNSAYHCNDKFSDHAPIDFSNIPYDKLGIDEKIHLEAQSIGLSLEPMPSISNVEDEGIVDEIKKLEEAICKEGSKKKEMVDRLLKPALEMRETQEKYEFSLTLRFVLAFVNMDYDLCFFPLHRELDQLGYDILIEMAYEKSKASRRHHTVAGKNSANKISKQAASAFVKRTLERCRQFEETGKSCFSEPETKDMFIARLATAPADKEDNPSTSTPIGSQPSSTSLARVGQNLENYANCSDAENALREQTIGREDTVWSNRVKKRELLLDDVGIIGTQFSSSTKGKRSERERDGKGQASSRSGTNKIGRPSLSSTNGERKQKAKPKQETNQISSFVRIPEQPKAPLPNSNEANGEYDNLEALEDTEPILDFSQLQIPDGLGGPEFDAQPDDISSWFNTDEEEDIDILELGVPMDDLAGLNIKF encoded by the exons ATGTCAGCACCTGGGAAGTTTGATTATTCTTCCGGTGCGCCTCTATACAGATCTAACTTTGCCGCACAGATGGAAAGATCAAGTAGCTTTCCTGAACGTCCTGTCCCAGCATCTCATCCAAACATGTTGAGGGGCACTTCACCTCTAGCGCAAACCGATGTAACAAATTTCTTCCAGTGTTTGCGTTTTGATCCTAAGGTGGTTGCCGCTGATCACAAGTCTATTCGTCAAGGTGACTTTAAGCGGCATGTTAATTTTGCTCTTGGAATACAAGGAGACGAGACTGCATTGAAAGGGAAGTTAATTCCAGAAGAGATCAAAAGACTAAAGGCTAGTCTGCGCGAAAACAATGTCAAGGCCAG GGAGCGGGTAAAAATTTTCAACGAAGCTTCTTCTGTATTTAACAAGTTTTTCCCAAGTGTTCCTACAAAGAAGAGGTCTCGACCAGAAGGTTTTTCTGGTGATCGCTTGGCATCAGGATCAGGGCTAAGCAAAATGGGCATTCAAGGTCAGATCCTGGCTGGTGGTTTTGAGCTTGACCAGCAAATGTTGGATGAACGACCTAAAAGTGGTGTTCCAAATAAGCGAACACGTACTTCCATG ATGGATGTTCGAAGCAAGTCTATTGTTCGACAGTCAGCTGCTGCTGTAGACAGAGATAAAGAAATAATGCGGATGGCTAATCATAATGCAGTTCAGGGTGAAGAACGAACTTCACTTGGTATTGATGGTTGGGAAAAGtcaaagatgaagaaaaaacGCTCCTGTATTAAAACGGACTGTCATCCGAACCTGGCTTCAAGTAAAGTGGTTGATGGTTATCGAGACTTGAAGCAGAGCACTCAACAGAAGTCAATGGGTGACTCCCGGACGAGATTGAATGGTGACTCGAACATGTTAAG gcaaGTGGCTGGTAATGGAGCTACTGAATATGGTAGATCTGATAACCTCTCTCAGCAGACAAGCTTGGCTGGGTATTCACCACTGTCAAGGGGcgattctgatcataattatttGTACCTTGAGAAGAGAGAACGCTCCATAGGTTCAGATAAGGAAAGGGTGAATCTAAGAGCTGTCAACAA GTCCAATGTTCACGATGAATTCAATTCCTCAAGTCTGGTTTCAAACACAAAACCAAATGCTTCAGTTCACGGGCCTAGAACAGGAACAGGGCTACCTCCGAAACTGTCTCCAGGACTCCGTAACACTCCTCCGTCCCCAAGTGACTGGGATATCTCTGGCTGTACAAATAAGCCTCCACCCGTGTCAGGGGTTACACATCGGAAGCGTATGACATCTAATCGGTCTTCGTCACCACCTATCACTCAATGGGCCAGTCAGAGACCGCAAAAGATATCCCGTACAGCAAGAAGGACGAGTTTAGTTCCCATTGTTTCTAATAAGGACGAGACCTACTTAGATAATATATCAGATGCTGGTTGTAGTGACACTGGGTTTGAATTCTATAAACGCTCGCCAGCTGCTTCTCCTCAATTGAAAATAAGAGGTGAAAGCAGCTTCTCCACAGCAGCTTTGTCAGAGAGTGAAGAATCTGGTCCCCCTGAGATCAAGTCTAAAGACAAGGGGAAACAGTCTGATGAGGTTGATGGGAAAGCTGCACATAATATTCCTAAAGTGTCTATCCCTGCTTTACAATCAAGAAAAGGTAACAAGCGTGCTTCTGGTGAAGAGATTGGGGATGGTGTGAGAAGGCAAGGAAGGACGGGCCGTGGCGGCTTTTCTTCCACAAGATCTCTCAACCCAGTGGGAGTAGAGAAACTTAAGAATGTTGGAACAACGAAACAGCTTCGCAGTGCAAGAACTATATTGGACAAGAGTGAAAG TAAGGTGGGCCGTCCACCCACTAGGAAACTATCTGATCGCAAGGCTTACAGTCGTCAGAGAGCTACGGCAACAAATGCTTCACCACTAGATTTTCATG CCGGTTCAGATGATGGTCATGAGGAGCTACAAGCGGCTGTTAACTCAGCCGTAAATTTTg CTCAGAATTTTCCCAACTCTTTCTGGAAGCAAATGGACCGCTACTTTTGCTTTATATCCGACGATCATATTAACTTTATGAAGCACCAG GGAGAACTCTTCTCCATGGGTCCTTCACCTGTGCTGACACCCCCTGACTTTGATAGCCGTGATTTATATCCTGAGGAACTTGCAACTCGCAGTGTCGATTCTAAGGCTTCTCCACTATACCATAGATTGCTATCAGCTTTGATTTCTGAGGACTCGATGAGTGTTAATGAAGATCTCCAAGTTGATGAGTTTGGGGCCATGCATGATCTTGATGACCACTCAGAATTCAGTGTTCTGATGAATAATGGGTTTACAAACCATGAATGGCTGGAACATGATGAATCAGAGGATGCAATTCTGTTCAAGGGCGTTAATAACTCAGCCTACCACTGCAATGACAAATTTTCAGATCATGCACCCATTGACTTCTCAAACATTCCTTATGATAAATTGGGGATAGATGAAAAGATTCATCTGGAAGCTCAGTCTATTGGACTATCCTTAGAACCAATG CCTAGTATCTCAAACGTGGAGGATGAAGGAATCGTTGACGAAATAAAAAAGTTGGAGGAGGCTATCTGCAAGGAG GGTTctaagaagaaagagatggttGATAGGCTATTAAAGCCTGCCTTAGAGATGAGAGAAACTCAAGAGAAGTATGAATTTTCCCTTACTCTGCGTTTTGTGCTCGCCTTTGTGAATATGGATTATGATCTGTGCTTCTTTCCTTTACATAGGGAGTTAGATCAGCTTGGTTATGATATACTCATCGAGATGGCATATGAGAAAAGCAAG GCAAGTCGGCGTCATCACACCGTTGCTGGAAAAAACTCCGCTAACAAGATATCAAAGCAGGCTGCATCGGCTTTTGTTAAAAGGACGCTTGAACGATGCCGTCAATTCGAAGAGACGGGCAAAAGCTGCTTCAGTGAGCCTGAAACTAAGGATATGTTCATCGCCAGGTTGGCAACAGCTCCTGCGGACAAGGAGGATAATCCGTCGACTTCAA CACCCATTGGCTCACAGCCAAGCTCTACTTCGTTGGCACGCGTTGGGCAGAACTTGGAGAACTATGCCAATTGTTCTGATGCTGAAAATGCTTTACGAGAGCAAACGATAGGGAGAGAAGATACAGTTTGGTCCAATAGGGTCAAGAAGAGAGAGTTACTTCTTGATGATGTTGGTATTATTGGGACACAATTCTCAAGTAGTACAAAGGGAAAGAGAAGTGAGAGGGAGAGAGATGGGAAAGGTCAGGCTTCATCTAGAAGCGGGACCAATAAGATCGGTCGGCCTTCCCTGTCCAGTACCAA